In one window of Candidatus Sulfuricurvum sp. RIFRC-1 DNA:
- a CDS encoding phosphoethanolamine--lipid A transferase — MTLIKPLKSSTIIFWTALFWVVFANIAFFKNVLEVYPLSWANTLPIISLAIVLYGVSVILLTLLSNRWLFKPLLTFLLILTSSVAYFMDTYNIVVDTHMITNIFQTNVNESADLLSLKMVLYIGFLGIVPSWILVKTEIVFLPLRGQLIRDAKTVVGIMVLLVVVMFAFSKFYTSFFREHKPLRYYTNPAYPLYSMGKYVFELFKYEYRELMHIGEDASIPMGHTGRDLVIVVVGEAARADHFSLNGYAQETNPLLREEDIINFTDVSSCGTETAVSVPCMFSALGREDYDGDKAKNTENIIDILSHHIGVNVLWRDNNSDSKGVAVRAQYEDFKTPERNPLCEDGECRDEGMLYGLDEYIKAHPKGDILIVLHQMGNHGPAYHKRYPKEYEKFTPVCKTNQLEQCSQAEIVNAYDNAILYTDAFLAKTINFLKKYDGEFDPAMIYVSDHGESLGENGLYLHGFPYAIAPDAQKKVPMIMWIGDHFGIDKAKLKKRAAHPYTHDHLFHTLLNAMEVKTSVYQAELDIFHGLR, encoded by the coding sequence ATGACATTGATTAAACCGCTAAAGAGTAGCACTATTATTTTTTGGACAGCACTTTTTTGGGTTGTTTTTGCAAATATCGCTTTTTTTAAGAACGTCCTAGAGGTTTATCCGCTTTCGTGGGCGAACACTCTCCCGATTATTTCATTGGCAATTGTTCTGTATGGCGTTAGCGTCATTTTATTGACACTTTTGAGCAATCGATGGCTCTTTAAACCCCTATTAACATTTCTCCTCATCCTTACATCATCGGTTGCCTATTTTATGGATACTTACAATATCGTTGTGGATACTCATATGATTACCAATATATTTCAGACGAATGTGAATGAATCGGCAGATTTACTCAGTCTAAAAATGGTTCTGTATATAGGATTTTTAGGAATAGTGCCTTCGTGGATTTTAGTTAAGACGGAAATTGTTTTCTTGCCGCTTCGAGGGCAGTTAATACGTGATGCCAAAACGGTTGTGGGGATAATGGTATTGCTTGTGGTCGTAATGTTTGCGTTTAGTAAATTTTATACGTCGTTTTTTAGAGAGCACAAGCCATTGCGGTATTATACAAATCCTGCCTATCCGCTCTATTCGATGGGAAAGTATGTTTTCGAGCTTTTTAAATATGAATATCGTGAGTTGATGCATATTGGAGAAGATGCGTCGATTCCCATGGGGCATACAGGTCGGGATTTAGTCATAGTAGTGGTTGGTGAAGCGGCACGTGCGGATCATTTTTCATTGAATGGATATGCGCAAGAAACCAATCCGTTGCTCAGAGAAGAAGATATTATCAATTTTACCGATGTTTCTTCATGCGGTACAGAAACGGCAGTATCGGTACCCTGTATGTTTTCTGCTTTAGGGAGAGAGGACTATGATGGAGATAAAGCAAAAAATACGGAAAATATTATTGATATTTTAAGTCATCATATCGGTGTGAATGTATTGTGGCGTGACAATAATTCTGATTCCAAAGGGGTAGCGGTACGGGCACAATATGAAGATTTTAAAACGCCGGAGAGAAATCCGCTTTGTGAGGATGGAGAGTGCCGTGATGAGGGGATGTTATACGGTTTAGATGAATACATCAAAGCACATCCAAAAGGGGATATTCTCATTGTGTTGCATCAAATGGGTAATCATGGTCCTGCCTATCACAAACGCTATCCCAAAGAGTATGAAAAGTTTACCCCTGTATGCAAGACCAATCAGTTGGAACAATGTTCGCAAGCAGAGATTGTCAACGCGTATGATAATGCAATTCTTTATACCGATGCTTTTCTAGCTAAAACCATCAATTTCTTGAAAAAATATGACGGTGAATTTGATCCTGCCATGATTTATGTGAGCGACCATGGAGAATCATTGGGGGAAAACGGTCTCTATTTACACGGATTTCCTTATGCGATTGCTCCCGATGCTCAGAAAAAAGTTCCAATGATCATGTGGATCGGGGATCATTTTGGGATAGATAAAGCAAAATTAAAAAAAAGAGCGGCACACCCTTATACGCATGATCATCTATTTCATACGTTATTAAACGCAATGGAAGTGAAAACTTCTGTTTATCAGGCTGAATTGGATATCTTTCATGGTCTCCGCTAA
- a CDS encoding phosphatase PAP2 family protein, which produces MVSAKSIFLVSGILIGTIALFGINGNIDTWVQNHFFNLQTHEWIIVRGERPWLDFILYDGIKKLLIFMYSILLISLLIAYKNKWIKHYRREIIILVLSGIFVPMTIVTLKTITNVPCPRDWQMYGGEYPHIGVFDSYPADFCQKSKIRCWPAGHASFGFSLLALIVIARTRQQRYTALVISLSIAWSMGWYKILKGDHFLSHTIIAMVMGWLIILLIVRRVDRYFPQENEAMRLKLDEKVKQ; this is translated from the coding sequence ATGGTCTCCGCTAAATCTATTTTCCTTGTTTCTGGTATTTTGATAGGAACAATTGCATTATTTGGTATAAACGGAAATATCGATACGTGGGTTCAAAACCATTTTTTTAATTTACAAACACATGAGTGGATCATTGTTCGAGGAGAACGGCCTTGGCTGGATTTCATTTTGTATGACGGTATTAAAAAATTGCTGATCTTTATGTATTCGATTCTTTTGATCTCGTTGTTGATTGCGTATAAGAATAAATGGATTAAACACTACCGTCGTGAAATTATTATTTTGGTCCTTTCAGGTATTTTTGTCCCAATGACGATTGTCACACTCAAAACTATCACGAATGTACCATGCCCGAGAGATTGGCAAATGTATGGAGGAGAGTACCCGCATATCGGTGTTTTTGATTCTTACCCTGCTGATTTCTGTCAAAAAAGTAAAATTCGTTGCTGGCCTGCGGGACATGCTAGTTTTGGATTTTCTCTTTTAGCGTTGATTGTTATTGCCAGAACACGACAACAAAGATATACAGCACTCGTAATTTCTTTGAGTATTGCATGGAGCATGGGGTGGTATAAAATTTTAAAAGGGGATCATTTCCTTAGTCATACCATTATCGCAATGGTGATGGGATGGCTTATTATTTTACTTATTGTGAGGCGTGTAGATCGCTATTTTCCGCAAGAGAACGAAGCAATGAGGTTAAAACTGGATGAGAAGGTGAAACAATAA
- a CDS encoding VWA domain-containing protein has translation MNIWSFDFAWAFLALPPLLYCLYRCKIIPQKRYFPHLQFFGNPGKWRNIEWLLKALVVTLMVGALATPVVVDYSDPRNRNGIDIVLSLDASGSMNASGFSSDESRATRFEIVQKIARDFVMKRREDNVGVVVFGDFAFIATPVTYEKEIISEMIGYLSHGMAGQNTAIGEGVAQAVRALKDSKAKSKVIILLTDGEHNSGAISPKEAVVMAHKAGIKLYTIGIGEKGEFDSKLLAQMARDGGGEYFAAANEKELREVYNQIDALERSRIKSAEHTFFEHYYQYAVAGALVIVMWLMWRRRVKG, from the coding sequence ATGAATATCTGGTCATTTGATTTTGCATGGGCATTTTTAGCGCTTCCTCCACTCCTCTATTGCCTATACCGCTGTAAAATCATTCCCCAAAAACGGTACTTTCCCCATCTGCAATTTTTCGGCAATCCGGGAAAATGGAGAAACATCGAATGGCTTCTCAAGGCACTTGTTGTGACGCTCATGGTGGGGGCATTGGCAACTCCCGTAGTGGTCGATTACTCCGATCCGCGTAACCGTAACGGGATCGACATCGTCCTCTCTCTCGATGCCAGCGGATCGATGAACGCTTCGGGATTTTCGAGCGATGAGAGCCGCGCGACACGGTTTGAGATCGTCCAAAAAATCGCACGTGATTTCGTCATGAAACGGCGTGAAGACAACGTCGGAGTGGTGGTGTTCGGGGATTTTGCCTTTATCGCGACCCCTGTGACCTATGAAAAAGAGATCATCTCCGAGATGATCGGTTATCTCAGCCACGGGATGGCGGGGCAGAATACGGCCATCGGCGAGGGTGTAGCCCAAGCCGTTCGGGCACTGAAGGATTCCAAAGCCAAGAGTAAGGTGATTATTCTTCTCACCGACGGAGAGCATAACAGCGGTGCGATCTCTCCCAAAGAGGCAGTAGTGATGGCACACAAAGCGGGGATAAAACTCTATACCATCGGGATCGGCGAAAAAGGGGAATTTGACAGCAAGCTCTTGGCGCAAATGGCGCGTGATGGCGGAGGGGAATATTTTGCGGCGGCAAATGAGAAAGAATTGCGTGAGGTGTACAATCAGATCGATGCATTAGAGAGATCCCGTATCAAAAGTGCTGAGCACACCTTTTTCGAGCACTATTACCAGTATGCGGTGGCGGGGGCGTTGGTGATCGTGATGTGGCTAATGTGGCGACGGAGGGTAAAAGGATGA
- a CDS encoding VWA domain-containing protein: MSFLTPLWLIALILLPLYLWGARRYGWHTQIWLMVSLLFLILSLTRPVIPEKPITVEEAGSDVILAVDVSYSMRATDIAPTRLDAAKRVLHQIVERDKKDRFGVLAHTTSAIILSPLTKDTELLTHLFASLDESQIITKGTEVMSALELARKMSHAQRPLVVLFSDGGDELSYEKESAYAEENGLKVCVVMLASAQGSTLPSENGSLKDEDGHIVVSSRNDAINLIAEQSGGKVIDGADVTSVIEWIERERSVDFAGSTTVTRYSELFYFPLVLALIAFVLGYTSVGERVSKALIPLLALAGISANAGLLDYPYQTLGKYEYSRGNYEHSAQWYGRIDSEHSKFNRANALYKAGKYQEALALYRTIRSEDSLFKSKVFYNMGNCHIRLSEFENGRNALLKSLTLSYSREADQNLRAIARAQEQKSLNVRKEQKDKFSSDENKPTGEGKKGKEGGGSNMQSDIASSGAGDAGKKAQADPRFSTSQGKASLSSKQYELINQRSVHETKPW, translated from the coding sequence ATGAGTTTCCTCACCCCGTTATGGCTCATCGCCCTTATCCTTCTTCCCCTCTATCTCTGGGGTGCGCGCCGTTATGGTTGGCATACACAGATTTGGCTGATGGTGAGTCTCCTCTTTTTGATCCTCTCCCTGACCCGTCCGGTCATCCCCGAAAAACCGATCACGGTTGAAGAGGCGGGAAGTGATGTTATTTTAGCCGTCGATGTCTCCTACTCGATGAGGGCGACTGACATAGCACCCACTCGGTTGGATGCGGCGAAGAGGGTGTTGCACCAAATCGTAGAGAGGGATAAAAAAGATCGCTTCGGGGTGCTTGCCCATACGACGAGTGCGATTATCCTCTCTCCATTGACCAAAGATACCGAACTGCTCACACATCTGTTTGCCTCACTCGATGAGTCGCAGATCATCACCAAAGGGACGGAGGTGATGAGTGCGTTGGAGCTTGCTCGTAAAATGTCCCATGCCCAGCGTCCGCTCGTCGTCCTCTTTAGTGACGGAGGGGATGAACTCTCCTATGAGAAAGAGTCCGCGTATGCGGAGGAAAACGGTCTGAAGGTGTGTGTCGTGATGCTCGCTTCAGCGCAGGGGAGCACCCTCCCATCTGAGAACGGTTCACTCAAAGATGAGGATGGTCATATCGTCGTGAGTTCACGTAACGATGCGATTAATCTCATAGCGGAACAAAGCGGGGGGAAAGTGATCGATGGAGCCGATGTAACGAGTGTGATCGAGTGGATCGAGCGGGAGCGGAGTGTAGATTTTGCGGGTTCTACGACCGTAACACGTTATAGTGAACTCTTTTATTTCCCTCTGGTTTTAGCGCTGATCGCTTTTGTGCTGGGGTATACGAGTGTAGGGGAGAGGGTGAGCAAAGCTCTTATCCCTTTGCTCGCGCTGGCAGGGATCAGTGCTAATGCGGGGTTGCTCGATTATCCCTATCAAACATTAGGGAAATATGAGTATTCTCGCGGAAATTATGAGCATTCGGCGCAGTGGTATGGACGGATTGATTCGGAGCATAGCAAGTTCAATCGTGCCAATGCTCTCTACAAAGCGGGAAAATATCAGGAGGCGTTGGCTCTTTACCGCACCATCCGTTCGGAAGATTCTTTGTTCAAATCGAAGGTATTTTATAATATGGGCAATTGTCATATCCGACTCAGTGAGTTTGAAAACGGTCGTAACGCTCTGCTCAAATCGCTTACCCTGAGCTATAGCCGAGAAGCCGATCAGAATCTTCGCGCGATTGCACGTGCGCAAGAGCAAAAAAGTCTCAATGTCCGTAAAGAGCAAAAAGATAAATTCTCTTCCGATGAGAACAAACCGACAGGTGAGGGTAAAAAAGGGAAAGAGGGGGGAGGATCGAATATGCAAAGTGATATTGCCTCCTCCGGTGCGGGAGATGCGGGTAAAAAAGCGCAGGCAGATCCCCGTTTTTCAACGTCTCAGGGGAAAGCGTCACTCAGTTCCAAACAGTATGAATTGATCAACCAAAGGAGTGTCCATGAAACGAAGCCTTGGTAG
- a CDS encoding BatD family protein — protein sequence MKRSLGRLIALIIISVNGWGAAYEWKMLEAPQSLYVNQSGVVRYQCTFSTSAADYTIDFKPSATETYKASILTQRDQIIKGKRVQTFDVLITPLKEGNIEVALDALIRHTTFASIENASIGRDNVKKYDFDDETAHLPKIIIRVKPNSAALSGELELEVRVDKRSVVAHEPVHVSLYLRGKGNLDQYVPYEFNISGVNVFAEEPTRDIFPDSAGFSGEIRQEFALVGEKSFVIPKFTIDVFDTQSQKIKRLKSEAVAIEVAQGYERSNLLDPPALRDWSGWMRYTLYSALVIAGIVLGEVARRLWKLRPRRKTKHFYDDAKTSKELVIFLSLSGEKRFETIIGEVEAGRMELSEAKKKLGNLTTDKKVTK from the coding sequence ATGAAACGAAGCCTTGGTAGGCTGATCGCGCTGATAATAATCAGTGTAAACGGATGGGGAGCGGCGTATGAGTGGAAAATGCTCGAAGCACCTCAGAGCCTTTATGTGAACCAAAGCGGGGTAGTTCGCTATCAATGTACTTTTTCTACCAGTGCGGCGGATTATACGATTGATTTTAAACCCTCCGCTACAGAAACCTATAAAGCCTCTATTCTGACCCAGCGTGATCAGATCATTAAGGGAAAACGGGTACAGACGTTTGATGTGTTGATTACCCCTTTGAAAGAGGGAAATATCGAGGTGGCACTTGATGCGTTGATCCGTCATACGACCTTTGCATCGATCGAAAATGCTTCGATCGGGCGGGATAACGTCAAAAAATACGATTTTGATGATGAAACCGCGCATCTGCCGAAAATCATTATCCGTGTCAAACCTAACAGCGCGGCACTCAGCGGTGAGCTGGAGTTGGAAGTAAGGGTCGATAAACGCAGTGTCGTCGCTCATGAGCCGGTTCATGTGAGCCTCTATCTTCGAGGGAAGGGAAATCTCGATCAGTACGTCCCTTATGAATTTAATATCAGCGGCGTCAATGTTTTTGCCGAAGAACCGACACGAGATATCTTTCCCGATTCGGCAGGTTTTTCGGGGGAGATACGTCAGGAATTTGCCCTTGTGGGTGAGAAGAGTTTTGTGATTCCCAAATTTACCATCGATGTGTTTGACACACAGAGTCAAAAAATCAAACGGCTCAAAAGCGAAGCGGTTGCGATCGAAGTGGCACAGGGGTATGAGCGATCCAACCTCCTTGACCCTCCTGCTTTGCGTGATTGGAGCGGATGGATGCGTTATACCCTTTATTCGGCACTTGTGATAGCAGGAATCGTGCTGGGCGAAGTGGCACGGCGGCTATGGAAATTACGTCCACGGAGAAAGACAAAGCATTTTTACGATGATGCGAAAACATCCAAAGAGTTGGTGATCTTCCTGTCCCTTTCGGGAGAAAAGCGTTTTGAAACCATTATCGGTGAAGTTGAAGCGGGAAGAATGGAATTAAGTGAAGCTAAAAAGAAACTGGGTAATCTTACAACAGATAAAAAGGTGACAAAATGA